A region of the Melospiza melodia melodia isolate bMelMel2 chromosome 14, bMelMel2.pri, whole genome shotgun sequence genome:
CTCTTCAGTTCATAACAGAGCTTTTTATTTACAGCTACTCAGTTTGGCATACAGCAGAATTTTGAGCAATCTCCTCCTGCCCACTACTCTAAAGGGGCTCCCATCCTTGCACTGGCACATGGCACCAACTCCTCGCTGCACAGGGTTTGTGgtgcctgctcctgctggcacGAGAGGTGTCAGACAGCTTGTGTCCTCCACGGGTTCCTCGCCTCCCTGAGCGATCTGTCGTAAGGAAGAGTAGCAAAAAAAGAGTTTTTCAGCTGGCAGTTTATGAAGAACACAATGAATGTCACAgtcaagaacagaaagaaaaatagaaTGATGTAAGTCACCAGGTCTGGCTTATTTATTTCCCCTTCTTTTAACACCCTGGCTGTCGACATGTAAAGAGCAGAGGAGCTCACGGGTCTCGGGGTGCTGCTCAGGTAGGGCGTGTTGGTCTGAATCATTAGGTGAGCTTCAGTGGAACTGGTGGAATTGAGCAATTCACTATACATGTTCTTGCTTAAATTTCTTCCACAGCAGAAGTAAAACAGGAGGGCAAACGCAGTCAGTCTTTGGCATAGGAAAGAAACAATGTTCCTGCTTGTAAAAGGATGCAACCCAGCCGCATGTTGTCTGAAACAAATTAATTCACTTGCACGGCTCAGTGACTTTCCTTTAAATCTTCTTGCCTCATATTTACAGCATTTACCCACAAGTATTAATCAAAAATGATACAGGTACCTCGTGTCCTGGCCCTGGTTCCCCCAGCACTCCTCGTTTGGGGAAATGCGCTGGCTCATCTGCCGGTCAGCCGGGATGTGCGGGGAAGGCGCTGCGAGCCCGGTGCCACCGCTCCGGCATGGATTGGGGGACACAGAGCCTCTTCAGCAGCAGGCACGGAGCAGGGATGAGCTGGGAGAGCGCAGAGAGCCCGGTGCCACCGCTCCGGCATG
Encoded here:
- the SMIM32 gene encoding small integral membrane protein 32, producing MYSELLNSTSSTEAHLMIQTNTPYLSSTPRPVSSSALYMSTARVLKEGEINKPDLVTYIILFFFLFLTVTFIVFFINCQLKNSFFATLPYDRSLREARNPWRTQAV